From a single Okeanomitos corallinicola TIOX110 genomic region:
- a CDS encoding tetratricopeptide repeat protein yields MTNQIEKQFPQQQSPDNSGIIPSSKFVLEKLGIDSAEIKFIKPRWKRSCYRAIVNWLTKYQLFDNISNLEKVRGLIEAFYHLCEINSLQQASEILFTVLNTPTKEQLHNQLYTWGYYQEPLNLYQKLFNKLDSRIDAIILNNRGNSYLILCNFNKAIDNYQQSLTIAKEIKDLSLQSQCLGNIGNFYQGTGNSSKAIEYYENSLNIAQEIKNSKLVTGCLRNIGEAYFDLIDYQQATSYLKQALNIAQKNQDYQEECQSLASLGRVYLVQENAEQAIECYQKSLSIAQRIGSRHDEESALGSLGGAYFLLGNNLQAVEYLEQSSIIAKEIGDRRGEEKHLETLGAVYHRQGNYEQAIAYYQKSLKIAQKIQDFFWESRILRSIGNLYSMTEQYDSAIEYYQQSKKIAQEIGDYPGEEAALAHLGTLYNELEQPLNAIDYFQQSLAISEKLNDLPAQGEYLEDIGEAYYTLEDYDTAIDYFQRSLIIRQEIEDYYGQAEVLLNLGLAYEAIQDYKARGYYEQSLAIARQLQDSLIEFNALSNLGDFYSILGIKNKAIQCYFKCLEIIQQLQNQEEKNYPEPTNKYIEISSEFEAKITEIKKEEQSSFNYLKSIPIIPSSQSILEQIEINSNEIKSIQPRSIRSQYRAVINWLTKYKPNANASNLDQVKGLLEAFFHLCELEDWKRSKIILYLQLNTPTLEELLVQLGTWGYYSQQINCCSKLLGKLDHISDGTCLNAIGNAYTFLSQHSKSLEYYEQNLKVTKISHDYQQQGITWNNIAIVYSELNNYPQAIESCQKALFLAKETNDKNNESNVLGTLGSIYNSLGDHQKALEYHNLALAIKQEINDIKGEGLAFNGLGSTYRSLGDYPQAIKYHQQHLEIAIITENIEEEANAWGNLGNVYDDLGDYYKAIEHHQKQLEISRDINSLWLEENALTNLGIAHFSLGNYKQVIEYQNQALIIAEKIEDREGKGNILGTLGLVYYSMGEYEKALEYHSHHLKIAREIGSKGSEASSLGNIGNTYYFMEEYEKALDYGQQFLLISQQLGDPREETTALNNLGNAYDALGNIDQAIEMYQKSLEIARKIGYLKGQGEALCNLGTTIIQIQKYREAIEYLESALDIVNQTGDRYVEAITLYNIAEIYEKLNDLNNAQKFAQKALQTAGALEMPDIEDYQELMERLTSND; encoded by the coding sequence ATGACCAACCAGATTGAGAAACAATTTCCACAACAGCAATCGCCTGATAATAGTGGTATTATACCATCTAGTAAGTTTGTTTTAGAAAAGCTAGGTATAGATTCAGCAGAGATTAAGTTTATTAAACCTCGATGGAAAAGGAGTTGTTATAGAGCTATCGTTAATTGGTTAACTAAATATCAATTATTTGATAATATTTCTAATTTAGAGAAAGTCAGAGGTTTAATTGAAGCATTTTATCATCTTTGTGAAATAAATTCTTTACAACAAGCAAGTGAAATATTATTTACTGTTTTAAATACGCCTACAAAAGAACAATTACATAATCAGCTTTATACTTGGGGATACTATCAAGAACCTCTTAACTTATATCAAAAACTTTTTAATAAACTTGATTCAAGGATTGATGCAATTATTTTAAATAATAGGGGAAATTCCTATCTTATTTTATGTAATTTTAATAAAGCAATTGATAATTATCAACAGAGTTTAACTATTGCAAAAGAAATAAAAGATTTATCATTGCAAAGTCAATGTTTAGGAAATATAGGGAATTTCTATCAAGGCACTGGAAATTCAAGTAAAGCTATTGAATATTATGAAAATAGTCTAAACATTGCTCAAGAAATTAAAAATAGTAAATTAGTGACAGGATGTTTAAGAAATATCGGAGAAGCATATTTTGATTTGATTGATTATCAACAAGCTACTTCTTATTTAAAACAAGCATTAAATATTGCTCAGAAAAATCAAGATTACCAAGAAGAATGCCAAAGTTTAGCAAGTCTAGGAAGAGTTTACTTAGTTCAAGAAAATGCTGAACAAGCTATTGAATGTTATCAAAAAAGTTTATCAATTGCTCAAAGAATTGGTTCCCGTCATGATGAAGAATCTGCTTTAGGAAGTTTAGGTGGTGCTTATTTTCTATTAGGAAATAATCTTCAAGCTGTTGAGTATTTAGAACAAAGTTCTATTATTGCTAAAGAAATTGGAGATCGTCGTGGAGAAGAAAAACACTTAGAAACACTAGGAGCAGTTTATCATCGTCAAGGTAATTATGAACAAGCGATCGCTTATTATCAAAAGAGTCTCAAAATTGCACAAAAAATTCAAGACTTTTTTTGGGAAAGTCGCATCCTCAGAAGTATAGGAAACCTTTATTCTATGACAGAACAATATGATAGTGCTATTGAATATTATCAGCAAAGTAAGAAAATAGCCCAAGAAATCGGAGATTACCCCGGAGAAGAAGCAGCTTTAGCCCATTTAGGTACACTCTATAATGAGTTAGAGCAACCTCTTAATGCTATTGATTATTTTCAGCAAAGTTTAGCTATTTCAGAAAAACTCAATGACTTGCCAGCACAAGGTGAATATTTAGAAGATATAGGAGAAGCTTACTATACTTTAGAAGATTATGATACTGCTATTGATTATTTTCAGAGAAGCTTGATTATTCGGCAAGAAATAGAAGATTATTATGGACAAGCAGAAGTATTACTAAATTTAGGATTAGCCTATGAGGCTATTCAAGATTATAAAGCCAGGGGTTATTATGAACAAAGTTTAGCGATCGCCAGACAACTGCAAGATTCTTTAATTGAATTTAATGCTCTTTCAAATTTAGGAGATTTTTATTCTATTTTAGGAATTAAAAATAAAGCAATACAATGTTATTTTAAATGTTTAGAAATTATTCAACAACTTCAAAATCAAGAAGAAAAAAATTACCCTGAACCAACTAATAAATATATTGAAATATCATCAGAATTTGAAGCAAAAATAACTGAAATAAAAAAAGAAGAACAATCTAGTTTTAATTATCTTAAATCAATTCCTATAATACCTTCTAGTCAATCTATTTTAGAACAGATTGAAATTAATTCAAATGAAATAAAATCTATTCAACCTCGTAGTATAAGAAGTCAGTATCGAGCAGTTATTAATTGGCTCACAAAATATAAACCTAATGCAAATGCTTCTAATTTAGATCAAGTTAAAGGTTTATTAGAAGCTTTTTTTCATTTGTGTGAACTTGAAGATTGGAAAAGAAGTAAAATCATTCTTTATCTTCAACTTAATACCCCAACTTTAGAAGAATTACTTGTGCAGTTAGGCACTTGGGGTTATTATTCTCAACAAATTAATTGTTGTAGTAAACTGTTAGGAAAATTAGACCATATTTCTGATGGCACTTGTCTTAATGCTATAGGAAATGCTTATACTTTTTTGAGCCAACATTCAAAATCTTTGGAATACTATGAGCAAAATTTGAAGGTAACAAAAATCAGTCATGATTACCAACAGCAAGGAATAACTTGGAATAATATTGCTATTGTTTATTCAGAGTTAAATAACTATCCTCAAGCTATTGAATCTTGTCAAAAAGCTTTGTTTTTAGCAAAAGAAACAAATGATAAAAATAATGAAAGTAATGTTTTAGGAACTTTAGGTAGTATATATAATTCTTTAGGAGATCATCAAAAAGCTCTTGAATATCATAATCTAGCATTAGCTATCAAGCAAGAAATTAATGATATTAAAGGAGAAGGATTAGCTTTCAATGGATTAGGATCTACTTATCGGAGCTTAGGTGATTATCCTCAAGCAATTAAATATCATCAACAACATTTAGAAATAGCAATTATTACTGAAAATATAGAAGAAGAAGCTAATGCTTGGGGCAATTTAGGTAATGTTTATGATGATTTAGGTGATTATTATAAAGCAATTGAACATCATCAAAAACAATTAGAAATATCAAGAGATATAAACTCACTTTGGTTAGAAGAAAATGCACTAACTAATTTAGGAATTGCCCATTTTTCTCTGGGAAACTATAAACAAGTTATTGAGTATCAAAATCAGGCTTTAATAATAGCTGAAAAAATCGAAGATCGTGAAGGTAAAGGTAATATATTAGGTACTTTAGGTCTTGTCTATTATTCTATGGGAGAATATGAAAAAGCTCTTGAATATCATTCACATCACTTAAAAATTGCTCGTGAAATTGGTAGTAAGGGTAGTGAAGCCAGTTCATTAGGTAATATTGGTAATACCTATTACTTTATGGAGGAATATGAAAAGGCATTAGATTATGGACAACAATTTTTATTAATATCACAACAATTAGGAGATCCTAGAGAAGAAACAACGGCATTAAATAATTTAGGTAATGCTTATGATGCTTTAGGAAATATAGATCAAGCTATAGAAATGTATCAAAAAAGTTTAGAAATTGCTAGAAAGATTGGTTATCTAAAAGGACAAGGTGAGGCATTATGTAATTTAGGCACAACAATAATTCAAATTCAAAAATATAGGGAAGCTATAGAATATTTAGAAAGTGCTTTAGATATCGTCAATCAAACGGGAGATCGCTATGTTGAAGCAATAACCTTATATAATATAGCTGAAATTTATGAAAAATTAAATGATCTAAATAATGCTCAAAAATTTGCCCAAAAAGCATTGCAAACTGCTGGAGCATTGGAAATGCCGGATATTGAAGATTATCAAGAATTAATGGAAAGATTAACCAGCAATGATTAA
- a CDS encoding tetratricopeptide repeat protein, whose protein sequence is MINNQTNFETIEQQSYQTEILPSDKSILDHLSINPSDIKSIKPRWKRTQYRAIVNWLTKYQFYEDASNLDKVRGYVEAFYHLCEVENWDSASKVLLSPLEFLDGNHLSLQLDIWSYYQEEISLCQKLLYKLNSTVDIDCFVVMGDGYIDLGQYQKAFEAYQNGLKLSRQINNCNGEITNLLCLGLICHYQGQYNEAVKYYQQALKTNIKLEDLTSEYLFLKAKTLGNLGITYHNLDKYNESVQCNESSLALFRQLGDQRGEASALLGLGQDYYTLGDYEKGFDCTQQALDIAQEIGDRSNEAEALNILGMLYREMGDYEQAIDLHQQQIIIVREVGDLRGEGYAMGNLSVVYEKLEDYVQSGNYAQKHLAISQRLGDRRGEGAALHSLGIALLELSEFTDALKILQTALAIFKEVDSKSEEAQILQDLAIVYWELSDIDSALECCYKALDLITALELPSIKNCQELIEQIKNNEQQRD, encoded by the coding sequence ATGATTAATAATCAAACTAATTTTGAAACTATAGAGCAACAGAGTTATCAAACTGAAATATTACCATCAGATAAATCAATTTTAGATCATTTATCAATTAATCCATCGGATATCAAATCTATTAAACCTAGATGGAAACGTACTCAATATCGAGCTATTGTCAATTGGTTAACTAAATATCAATTTTATGAAGATGCTTCAAACTTAGATAAAGTTAGAGGGTATGTAGAAGCATTTTATCATTTATGCGAAGTTGAAAACTGGGATAGTGCTTCAAAGGTACTATTATCACCTTTAGAATTTCTTGATGGAAATCACTTAAGTTTACAACTTGATATCTGGAGTTACTATCAGGAAGAAATATCACTCTGTCAAAAGTTATTATATAAACTTAATTCAACAGTGGATATAGATTGTTTTGTAGTGATGGGAGATGGATATATAGATTTAGGACAATATCAAAAAGCATTTGAAGCATATCAAAACGGATTAAAACTATCTCGCCAGATTAATAATTGTAATGGAGAAATTACTAATTTACTTTGTTTAGGTTTAATTTGTCACTATCAAGGTCAATATAATGAAGCTGTTAAATACTATCAGCAAGCTTTAAAGACAAATATAAAACTTGAGGATTTAACAAGTGAATATTTATTCCTCAAAGCAAAAACACTGGGAAATTTGGGAATTACTTATCATAACTTGGATAAGTATAATGAATCAGTTCAATGTAATGAAAGTAGTTTAGCCTTATTTCGTCAACTGGGTGATCAAAGAGGGGAAGCATCAGCATTGTTAGGTTTAGGGCAAGATTATTATACTTTAGGTGATTATGAAAAAGGATTTGACTGCACTCAACAAGCATTGGATATTGCTCAAGAAATAGGCGATCGCTCTAATGAAGCCGAAGCTTTAAATATTTTAGGAATGCTATATCGTGAAATGGGAGATTATGAACAAGCAATAGATTTACATCAACAACAAATTATAATTGTTCGTGAAGTTGGTGATTTGCGTGGGGAAGGCTATGCTATGGGTAATTTAAGTGTAGTTTACGAAAAATTAGAAGATTATGTTCAATCTGGCAATTATGCTCAAAAACATTTAGCTATCTCTCAAAGACTTGGTGATAGAAGGGGAGAAGGTGCTGCATTACATTCTTTAGGTATTGCTTTATTGGAACTTTCAGAATTTACAGATGCTTTAAAAATATTACAGACTGCATTAGCAATTTTTAAGGAAGTTGATAGTAAAAGTGAAGAAGCTCAAATTCTTCAAGATTTAGCTATAGTTTATTGGGAACTAAGTGACATAGACTCTGCTCTTGAATGCTGCTATAAAGCTTTAGATTTAATTACAGCATTAGAACTTCCTTCAATAAAAAATTGTCAAGAATTAATAGAACAAATCAAGAATAATGAGCAACAAAGAGACTAA
- a CDS encoding tetratricopeptide repeat protein yields MSNKETNFNKVNLLADSKSILDHLSIVPSTIKYIKPRWKRTQYRAIVNWITKYKALPESSNLEQVKGLLETFYHLCEVEDWQTAIKVFQFSLKTPTEEELHNQLGTWGYYFTQIELYKKLLDIVTPSSKTIFLTGLGNAYVDIGAYDQALEYHHQSLKIAQANSDRLEEGCALGNLGLTYHQLGNYTQAINYQQQRLEIAQQIQDRQGEGNALTNLGLIYHTQGNYEKAINYHQQSLVIAREIGNLLGEGNALSNLGIAYFTKGDYHQAVKYNQQRIEVAQEIGDRPGQMKAMGNLGNAYHQLGEEDKAIDYLEQCLQLAQKIKHLEVEGYALGSLGTIYLSLKENKRAIEYYQKHLIIAQNIQNHWGQEQALKNLCDAYADLHDYPHVIEYGEKHLQFTQKSQDTHREAQTLGRLSRAYRELKNYNRAIACSEQRLAIVQQLQDTQMEIHTLEAIGRIYSCMGEYAQALNYQRQSLAVALAIKDFVSEGNAHWEIGVTYDALGNYHQAIKHYQKHLEIVRDIGDCIGESASLNNLGIAYYSLQDYKEAIRYYQLYLVMVRELGNTQAELRTLSNLGHCFYYLENYHQGMEFYQQALAIAKTTGYLLEEGKALYNLAVSLAALQDYSEALQNLQLALETFRDIGDRPLEAIILYSIAEIYQQVGNLDKSKKNCEQALIIATELNIPLIEELYELKTQLETP; encoded by the coding sequence ATGAGCAACAAAGAGACTAACTTCAACAAAGTAAATTTATTAGCAGATAGTAAGTCAATCTTAGACCACTTATCAATTGTTCCATCTACCATAAAATATATTAAACCTCGATGGAAACGTACTCAATACCGAGCTATTGTTAATTGGATAACTAAATATAAAGCATTACCAGAATCCTCTAATTTAGAACAGGTAAAAGGCTTATTGGAAACGTTTTATCATTTGTGTGAAGTAGAAGATTGGCAAACAGCCATCAAAGTTTTCCAATTTAGTCTTAAAACACCCACAGAAGAAGAACTTCATAATCAATTAGGTACATGGGGCTATTACTTTACCCAGATTGAACTTTATAAAAAACTCTTAGATATAGTTACCCCAAGTTCAAAAACAATTTTTCTGACTGGTTTAGGGAATGCCTATGTAGATATAGGAGCTTATGATCAAGCTTTGGAGTATCACCATCAAAGTCTAAAAATTGCACAGGCAAATTCTGATCGTTTAGAAGAAGGTTGCGCTCTTGGAAATTTGGGTTTAACTTATCATCAGCTAGGAAATTACACTCAAGCTATTAACTACCAACAGCAACGCCTAGAGATCGCCCAACAAATTCAAGATCGTCAAGGAGAGGGAAATGCTTTAACTAACTTGGGACTGATTTATCATACTCAGGGAAACTATGAAAAAGCGATCAATTATCATCAACAAAGTTTAGTTATAGCACGGGAAATAGGTAACTTGTTGGGAGAAGGAAATGCACTCTCAAACTTGGGAATTGCTTACTTTACTAAAGGAGACTACCACCAAGCTGTCAAGTATAATCAGCAACGTATAGAAGTTGCTCAAGAAATTGGAGATCGCCCTGGACAGATGAAAGCAATGGGTAATCTTGGTAATGCTTATCACCAATTGGGAGAAGAAGACAAAGCTATTGATTATCTCGAACAATGTTTACAACTAGCACAGAAAATAAAGCATCTAGAAGTAGAAGGATATGCTTTAGGAAGTTTAGGAACTATTTATCTGTCTCTTAAAGAGAATAAGCGAGCAATTGAGTATTATCAAAAGCATTTAATAATTGCCCAAAACATTCAAAACCATTGGGGACAAGAACAAGCTCTTAAAAACCTTTGTGATGCCTATGCTGACCTGCACGATTACCCTCATGTTATCGAATATGGGGAAAAACATCTCCAATTTACTCAAAAAAGTCAAGATACTCATAGAGAAGCACAGACACTGGGACGTTTGAGCCGTGCTTATCGTGAACTCAAGAATTACAATAGGGCGATCGCCTGTAGTGAACAACGTTTAGCAATTGTGCAACAACTCCAAGATACTCAGATGGAAATACATACCTTGGAAGCTATTGGACGAATTTACTCTTGTATGGGAGAGTATGCTCAAGCTTTAAATTACCAAAGACAAAGCCTTGCTGTTGCATTAGCTATCAAAGATTTTGTCAGTGAAGGAAATGCTCATTGGGAAATAGGTGTTACCTATGATGCTCTAGGAAATTATCATCAAGCCATTAAACACTATCAAAAGCATTTAGAAATTGTACGAGATATAGGAGACTGTATTGGAGAAAGTGCTAGTCTCAACAATCTTGGGATTGCTTATTATTCCTTACAGGATTACAAAGAAGCAATCAGATACTATCAACTTTATCTAGTTATGGTTCGAGAACTAGGTAATACACAAGCTGAATTGAGAACTTTATCGAATTTAGGTCATTGTTTTTATTATTTAGAGAATTACCATCAAGGGATGGAGTTCTATCAACAAGCGTTAGCGATCGCTAAGACAACGGGATATCTTCTTGAAGAAGGCAAAGCTCTATATAACTTAGCAGTAAGTTTAGCAGCACTTCAAGATTACTCGGAAGCTTTGCAAAATTTACAACTAGCATTAGAGACTTTTAGAGATATTGGAGATCGTCCCCTTGAAGCTATCATTCTCTACAGTATTGCAGAGATTTATCAACAAGTTGGCAATTTAGATAAGTCAAAAAAAAATTGTGAACAGGCATTGATAATCGCTACTGAATTAAATATTCCCCTGATAGAAGAATTATACGAACTTAAAACTCAACTAGAAACACCTTAA